In Dyadobacter sp. NIV53, a single window of DNA contains:
- a CDS encoding YtxH domain-containing protein: MSKTSNGLIAFLTGCVTGAALGILYAPNKGEVLRTQLTYRLSKYREKLQDVIQDMVDRKDLPDNYSRTESERVVNDAREKAEKLLEDVDRLMAQIKGQAS, translated from the coding sequence ATGAGTAAAACTAGTAACGGTTTAATTGCATTTTTGACTGGCTGCGTAACAGGAGCTGCTTTGGGGATTCTTTATGCTCCTAATAAAGGAGAAGTACTGCGTACCCAATTAACATACAGATTATCAAAATATCGTGAAAAGCTTCAGGATGTAATCCAGGATATGGTTGACAGAAAAGACCTGCCTGATAATTACTCAAGAACTGAAAGTGAACGTGTTGTAAATGATGCGCGGGAAAAAGCAGAAAAACTGCTTGAAGATGTTGATCGTCTTATGGCTCAGATTAAAGGCCAGGCCAGCTGA
- a CDS encoding DUF1573 domain-containing protein, whose protein sequence is MKQVFSVIFFLSVSTALLNCSGTEKKNDSKQTDSKLPVLTLIDSSSYDFGTIKEGQVVEHTFKFRNDGEYPLILNNITSSCGCTTPEWPKEPIGPNATSSIHVRFDSKNKSGPQVKTITVYANTEPAYSELRLRGIVNAEPKPEAEN, encoded by the coding sequence ATGAAACAAGTATTTTCGGTTATATTCTTTTTGTCGGTATCTACGGCTTTGTTAAATTGTTCGGGTACAGAAAAGAAAAACGATTCAAAACAGACAGATTCAAAACTGCCTGTTTTGACTTTAATAGACAGTTCTTCTTACGATTTTGGTACGATTAAAGAAGGCCAGGTTGTGGAGCATACTTTTAAGTTCAGAAATGATGGTGAATATCCTTTGATACTGAACAATATAACCTCATCTTGCGGATGTACAACTCCTGAATGGCCCAAAGAACCGATCGGCCCAAACGCTACTTCAAGTATTCATGTTCGTTTCGACAGTAAAAACAAATCGGGTCCCCAGGTAAAGACAATCACTGTTTATGCAAATACTGAACCTGCATATTCCGAATTGAGATTAAGGGGAATCGTGAATGCTGAACCAAAGCCGGAAGCAGAAAACTAA
- the yajC gene encoding preprotein translocase subunit YajC, whose product MKLSLLAQAAAGGNQAMIYQVIMWVGIIGVFYFFMIRPQQKKQKEQKELLGNLKKGESVVTIGGIHAKVYTVDETTVTLEIDKGVKLTIDKSAVARTITE is encoded by the coding sequence ATGAAACTTTCTCTTTTAGCACAAGCAGCAGCAGGCGGTAACCAGGCCATGATCTACCAGGTAATAATGTGGGTGGGGATAATTGGTGTATTTTATTTTTTTATGATACGCCCACAGCAAAAGAAACAAAAAGAACAAAAAGAGCTTCTTGGTAACCTTAAAAAGGGAGAATCAGTCGTTACTATTGGCGGGATACATGCGAAAGTGTATACAGTTGATGAAACTACAGTAACACTTGAAATTGATAAAGGTGTTAAATTAACGATTGATAAATCGGCGGTGGCCCGTACAATTACCGAATAA
- a CDS encoding dephospho-CoA kinase, with the protein MADYKKSPLQIGITGGIGSGKSIVCKIFSCLDIPVYEADSRAKWLTNNHPEIKEKVLQLLGEKSYNAEGMYNKFLCCLGRF; encoded by the coding sequence ATGGCTGATTACAAGAAATCCCCTTTGCAAATTGGAATTACCGGAGGTATCGGTTCGGGTAAAAGTATTGTTTGTAAAATATTTTCGTGTCTTGATATACCTGTTTATGAAGCAGACAGCAGGGCAAAATGGCTGACCAATAATCATCCTGAAATTAAAGAAAAAGTCCTTCAGCTACTTGGGGAAAAATCTTATAATGCAGAAGGTATGTACAACAAGTTCTTATGTTGCCTCGGTCGTTTTTAA
- a CDS encoding dephospho-CoA kinase, whose protein sequence is MQKVCTTSSYVASVVFKNEDLLKKLNAIIHPVVMQDTERWVSEKSGSAYVIKEAAIMNKAGDRNNLDFVIVVEAPAKLRIKRIL, encoded by the coding sequence ATGCAGAAGGTATGTACAACAAGTTCTTATGTTGCCTCGGTCGTTTTTAAAAATGAGGATCTCCTTAAAAAATTAAATGCAATCATTCATCCTGTCGTCATGCAGGATACTGAAAGGTGGGTAAGTGAAAAATCCGGTTCTGCTTATGTGATCAAAGAAGCGGCCATTATGAACAAAGCCGGAGACAGAAATAATCTGGATTTTGTAATAGTCGTTGAGGCACCTGCTAAACTGAGAATTAAAAGAATACTATAG